GAAACCGTCTGGCAGATACTGGAACTGGTTCTGGCTCATATCCAGGAAGCGGAGATCAGAGAGGTCACTGGAAGAGAACTCTTCCCAGAGGTTGACGGTGCTGATGTTGGTCACGTTGCCGTCCATGAGGAGGAACTGGGCCACCATCTCCTGCGGCGACGAGGTGTTGTACAGGTCCCTGTAGAAGCCCATGTTGTTGTCCCGCAGCAGGAGGGTGTGCAACTTGCTGCACTGCGGCAGGAGGGGGAAGAACAGCAGCTGGTTGTGAGAGAGGTCCAGCGCCTCCAGCTCAAAGGTGGCCTCTCCCCCCGACGCCAGGAACCACTCCAGGACGTTGTAGCTGACGTTGAGGGACCGCAGCTGGGTGAGGCCGAAGTCCACAATGCAAGGGAGGTTGTTATAGGCCAGGTTGAGGTGTCTCAGCTCGGGCAAGCCGTCGAAAGCACCACCCTCGATCTCAAAGATGTAGTTCCTCTGCAAATCCAGCTCCCTGAGGCGGCCCAGGCCCTCAAAGACAGAGTCATCCAGCCTCATGATGGTGTTCCGCGCCAGGGACACGGACTCCAGCGAAGAGAGGTTCTGTAGCATGAGGGCCACCATGTCCTCCGTCAGGGAGTTCCCTGACAAGTCCAGCCTGCGCAGACCCCGCAGGCCGTGGAGAGCGGCTGCTGCCTCCTTGTAGCTCTCGGAGAGGGAGTTGTCAGGCAGCGCCAGGCTGCACAGGCGAGCCTGCTTCTGGAAGGCGCCGCGGCTGATGTGCTCCAGGCGGCAGCTGTGCAGACTGAGGCTCTCCAGGAGAGGGTAGCGCTGCAGCGAGTGGTTCCACAGGGTCTTGAGCGGGTTGGCATCCAGGAGGAGTGTCTGGGAGGATGGCGGGAGATTGCCGGGCACTGAAGCAAGGTTCTGGCCTCGACAGTCAGCGACTCCATCCAGCTAGGTCCAAAAACACACTGGTCAGCAGGGCGGGGGGCCTCTGAGGTGAGGGTTTATGTACAGAAACTTAGTTCACTCATCAGACTGTTCACTAAGGCTCCAGGCCTCACTCAACGCACACAGCATATTAGAGAAGATCTGAGAACCTGTCCATCGGGTGCTGAGTGCTGACCACTGTATTGCAGTTTGGTTTTAACTACAGAGAGGAACTGAGGATCAGGTCTCTACTTGGGTTCGAATCCCACCTCTGCCATTTATtccctatgtgaccttgagcaaatatATGTAGTCTAAATCTATTGTTTCCTCAGAAAAATGGAGATAAAGTTAGCACCTACTTCAGAGGATTGTAGTGAGATTAGGCAAGAggctgcacagtgcctggcacacagtggacaCTATTAATGCAAATGGTCACTATTGCATTGTTATCGCTCTGATCATAACACTGTGTGTTTAACAGGGACACTGCCCAAGAACCGGCAGCACTGTGGCATCTTCATTTTACCTGAAGGAATTTTGCCTGGGAGGCTCCTCTACGCTCTCGATTGATAAATATTACAGCTCAAGAGGACTTGAGAGCTCATCACCAGCCTGAATCATACAGAGAAGTAAAGGGGGTCTGGAGAGGACAGGTGAAGAgccagtgacagagctgggactggagCCCAGAGCTCTTATTGCCCAGTCCAGTGCTTTTCCTGAACGCCATTCTACTGCGACTGTGTGGCGAAGCAGCCGGGACGGATGGGTCTCGTCTCACTGCAGGAATCACACAAGCCTCAGGATACTTTCCCTCAGCCCACTTTCTACAAGATTGGCAAAAGCAATCATCCACAGGGTATCCGTTCGGTGTCCAGGAAAAAAGTTTTAAGTGATGAGATGGAAGAGCAATGGCGTTTCTTTCCACAGATTGGTCAGTACAACAAGGTCAGTGATTGCCTAAAATTGTGGGCCCAGTCCCACGGGGCAAGCGGAGTAGTGGAACAGGGGAGAAAACTcctgagagagaggaagaagcacAGCTTTGGAAAGATGACAGACTCAAGTCTGAATCTTGGCTCTGACACTTATTAGCTTTGGTCTCTGGGCAAGGAATTAACCTCTTGGAGCCCCAAGTTCTTTAtctgattattaaaataaaacttctcgtaattaaaaattgatacactatagaaataatgaaaattaaactattcAGTAACCTCAGCCTCTCCTTCAAAGAAACGTTGTTAACCTTTTGTTACATCTCCTCTGGACTCTTTTCCAAAGACATTCTCtaacttaaaacaatttttctttgcaatatgggtggacctagagattatcatactaagtgaagtaagccagacagagaaagacaaatatcatacgatattgcttatatgtggaatcttttaaaaaaaaaaaataaaggatacaaatgaacttatatacaaaacataaatcgacccacagacacagaaaacaaacttatggttaccattagggagggataaatcagcagtttgggattaacatatacacactactgtatataagatagataaccaacaaggacctactgtatagcacagggaactgtactcaatattttgtaataacccatacgggaaaataatctgaaaaagaatatatatacatatacacacacacatatgaatcattttgctgtatacctgaaactaacacaacattgtaaatcaactatacttcaatttaaaaaataaaataaaaaataaattaaaaaacattttaaaatgagactGTACTCTACAAACCATTCAGTAAtccacttcctcccctcccccattaaTAATATGTGATAGATATATTTCcttggcaataaaaataaatttgatcacATTCTTTTAGGCAACTGTATATTAGTTCATTACATGAATAGCGCAGTGGCTAAGAGCCAGATCTCTACGATCAGCCCATCTTGATTCTGCTTTTTATCAAATGGGTGAGCTTGGGCTGGTACCTAACCAGTCGGGACCTTCATTACACCAcctgtaaaatgtaaattatacttGTAATTTTCtcccgggttttttttttttgaggattcaGTGTGATTGTTTGTGTAAAGCACTTAACATAGAACCTGTCacataaatgcttaataaatgtttgctagaacGATTGTTAGCATGCTCTAATTAGTTAATTTCCTATTGTTGAGCATTTGAGTTATATCTAATTTCCAGATGAACGTTAGAATGAATTTGTCTAGTTCCTTCTACAcctgccctccccccaaaaaagtctttggagttttgattgggattgcattataATCACAGAGAAATttgggggagaactgacatctttacaaaATTGAATCTCCCCATACAGAAACaagatgtatttctttatttgagTAAGTGTTGGTCTTTCCCCCGTGGGGACTGGAGAATGCTGTGGTTAGGGGCTTTCCTCAAGCTGTGAGACCCTGTTTCACCAGAGTTGCTGCAGTTGCTGGGGACATGTCTCTGCAATTCTTGCAGCCCCACTGACGTGTTGCAAAAAGTCCACGTGGCCATCAGAGCCCAAGAAAGCTTACCACATACACTTCATGATAATGTTGCATGGCTAATGCAAGGAGGGGCTTTGGAGAGTAGCTGGACTTTCAAACTCTCAACCCTCAATTCAAAAGAgcactggagggcttccctggtggcgcagtggttgagaatctgcctgccgatgcagggcacacgggttcgagccctggtctgggaggatcccacatgccgcggagcaactaagcccgtgagccacagctactgagcctgcgcgtctggagcctgtgctctgcaacaagagaggccgcgacagtgagaggcccgcgcaccgcgatgaagagtggcccccacttgccgcaactagagaaagccctcgcacagaaacgaagacccaacacagccataaataaatacataaataaaaattaaaaaacaggagctgttgttttaaaaaaaaaaaaagagcactggaAAGCCACTCTTTGATCTCACTGGTAGCCGAGTCCCTACTCCTGCCCACCAGGCTGCAGAGGGTCAGGCAGGGAGTCTAGCCTGAACCCTGCAAGCTGTCAAAGAACTCGTGCtttattccctcctcttcctatGCCTGGTAACTCCTGAATTAGCTACTGTGAAGTTAATCTTTCATTGCCTCTGTAAGGGAATAATGGACGTCTGTATAGCAGAgactaacaacaataataacagtaGATAAAACACATAGCAATTACTACACAcaaggcactgttctgagtgctttacatacattaactcatttagtcaTCATTGCAGCCCAGTGTTATGGTATTATTGGTTGGTACTATTACTACCtacatattttacagatgaggtaactgaaGCACAGATTGGCCCAATGTcaccagctagtaagtggtggggcTGGGATTTAAACCTGGTCTGGCTCATAACCCCTAACCCTTACCGGAGTCTACTTCAGCACAGTGGTTAGAGGTTACTAAAAGTGGTCAAGAACCACCACCAGCTGGGTTTTTAAGATTCATCAGCTTTAAGAACATTTTTGAATGTTATTAACCCTGACATCCAATTTGTCTTCCCAGTGCCTAGTATATAACACGGCTCAAGGAATATTCATTAAATGTATGTTTCTCAACTTTTAATACCACTAAGTTATAGGCAAAGGAGAAAATTTCTAGAGAGTGCTCAGTTATTAGGAGCCAAGTCTGCTTCCACATATAGGCTGAAAGCCCTGGAGAGGGTGAACCGTAAAAGCTCAGGTATCTCTCCCTGGATTGCTGTAAGCCTGAGCGTGGTCAAGGATGGTGCTGTGCAGGGCAGCGTGGGCAGCGTGGGCAGCGTGGGCAGCGTGGGCAGGGTGCTCTTCAGTACAGCTGGTTAAGCATTTGCTATGGGCTCACACACAGACTCTGAGGCAGAGCTTCTCCAACTTTAATATGCGCCCCCCCACCAGAGATTCTGATACCATTAGTGGAGCTCCATCATCCAGATTCTTAACAAGGTGTTCTTGTTCCAGGTGGCTGACCTTGGCCTGTCTCTGGGATCACCTGTCCTTAGCAGGTATGAGAAAGGTGGGGCAGGGCCTTTCCCAGGCATCACCTTTACCTTTGATTAAAGAGCAGCTTGCACATGGCATCGTGGTAAGTAGGTACAGAGTGATTCAGACTcattcattccctcccctccttgaCTGACAATCCATCAGCTTTCCAAATGGACCCAACCTCGTCAGGACAGGAGCAACAGACAACTTGGAGTGCCCAGGAAAACTCACCAACTCACAGCCCCCTTGGGAAGTGGCCATGACAATTCCACTTCGATTCCTCCATTCCACTGTCAAGAAGTGAAAACCCAGGCAGAGCCAGAGGGGCAGTAACTCCATCTCAAGTGCAGCACTGTGGACAGAGGGCAAGGAAGAAGCGGGTAAGAGAAGGACATCCCAGAGGGCTGCTGTGCGCTCCCGGGAGAAAGAGCCAGTTCTCAGTATGACTGCTGTTGGAGGCCCACGGCTACGGGGAGGTGGAAACCCACAGATTATTCAAATACCTCAACTTAGCCAACACATTTAACCTCTCACTCAACTGTCAACAAGaactcattttcattttgccTCTACCATTTGATGGGCAGGTGGCTGAACCTGAAACTCCCAAGAGTCCAGCAACAGAAGAGAGAAGCAAATCATTTGAGGAACTGGGTCTCAGGTCACCTAGAGTTTGCCATGTTTCATAGTTCTCTTGAAATGTTCCTCTCAAAGCTCAGATCTGCCATGCATCAcctgagctcaataaatatttgctgaatgaatgaatagtgaACTGGGATTGAAACATTAATTGTAGCCTCTGGTCTCATAGAGTTACTAATTGCTGTGTCAACATGAGGCTTTCAGAAAAGAGTAGACCTCACTGATTAACTCATTTGAATAGAGACCTTTGAAAAGAGGATTTTGATATTTTGCCTGCATAAGGAAAAAAGctgagggaaaaatgaaaaaacaatctTCAGATATAATAAGGGTTATTGATGAAGTGTGCTTACCGGCTCTCTTACCTGGCCGGTGAGCCCACAACTGGAGTCATGAGAAGGCATAAAATTACACATAGACCAATAGAATTTTAGAACTAagagaaaccataatggaaatgtAATATACCCTCTACCGCCACATTTTTTTTACAGGGCCAGAGATAAAAAGGCCACAGATAGGAAGGGCTTATTCAAGGTTCCAGATCGACTTAGTGGCAGGGCTGGAAGTAGCCCCCAGAACCACCCCCCCGAGCTCTAGGATGAGTAGCCAGGGTAATCTGTCTCCCAGTAGGTGCTGTTGAATTGACTACCCTCTTGTTGGGAGAGTTTATAGCCCAGTGGCATCCCCTCCTAGCTCTGCATTCCTCAGAATCAGAGGCAAGAGCCTGGTCTCAGCATTTCGCCTGCCCCATCCTCTCCTTGACATCCCCCCAGGAAGGACCGCAGGAAGGACCACAGGGTCTGCTCTCGAATTGTCTCCTGGGCCAGCAGTTCCAGTGCTAACATGAACTCCTCACATATTCCATGGGACCCACAGACATTTCTGCCTGACGCATCTAGCCATCTTGggccccttcctctttccctttcttcgaATAAGTTTACACTAAGGCTAATTTTAACTTTCTGGTCAGATTTGAATACTCACCAGTGAAAGACTAACAGAAAAACTAAGTGAAACCAGGTAAGTCAGCTTTAACCTTCACTTCAGGTCAGGCCAGCTTTCCTTACCACAGAGGGAAACTCCAATTCAGAATTCAGCCATAATTGGCAGACACTAGGTGTCTCCATCCCAGGCTCTCCTTCTACTTCTGCACCTGTGCAGGAATTATTACCTCATGGCATGTACAGGGCACAGATGGCAAAAACAAGGCCATATGGGCTCCTGTCCTCAGTGAActcccaatacacacacacacatacacacacacacacacacacacggtaggATCACTGCCCACCTTGAGATAAGGTTGCCGGACTTAGCAAATTACAAGATGCTGTTGGAATGTCAGATAAACAAAAGACAACTTTTTAGTGTaaatatgtcccatgcaatatttgggacatacttatactaaaaaaaaattcattatttgtCCAACATTCAAATTTCACTGGGTTTGAAttgaggagagacagaaagatggGAACCATGGACTTACTCCCTTCATCCTTCATCCCCTCTGTCAGGCTTGGGATGGTACATGCTGCTGTGACACTGAGCCTTTTAGAACAGCCAACCCTATATATTGATATTGAGTTTAGATGTGTTCAGGGCAAGAGTGCAGACTGGAATGCTAGATGGGTCTGGTGTCAGTTATGCCCAGAGTGTAATTTTAATTTCTGGGTCAACAataaaatttttgcaaatttaaagcatattttctcctttctcctaaGCTCAGTCAACCAGCCCAGAAAGACTCTTGCTGTGCCCTCTGGGCACTCCATCTCTCATGAGGCAGCATGAGAAAATTATGGGATTTGGAACCAGACAGACCaggatttgaattctggctccagcatttgttatttgtcctTGAGCAATTCACATAAATTCTCCGAGACTCAGATAATCCTGttataaaacagagataataataacTACTCAGAATTTTTATGAGAATCAAATAGTATATACGTAAGTGCTTCAACTATGAAGGTACTTAATAACAATTATTATTTATGAGTTCTTAACACCAGTGAGCTGGATGAGTGATTGTTACTCCTATGTGTAATCTCCAAGGTAATTTAACAGCCACagacaaaagggaaaagaatgaatAATTTGGCAGAAGAATGAGTAAGTCATTATACCAACTAAATGTGTGAAAGTTACGTGAGAAGGTTGGACTACAAATTCTGCATTAATAAATTCCAGAAAAGACTtatttgaatagaaaaaaaaaaaggctaatccCAGTAACAGATGACTATGCTGGTTGAGAGCAGTCTGTCCTCAGAGCTATAGTTTACCCTGCCCCACCCAGCTCTGGTTTGCGGGGACTGATTTCTGAAGGCTCTGGGTGTCAGCTGGCCTCCAGCTGGTTTGGTCAATGGGGAACACTACTGGGAGGTTAGTTAGAAGGTAGGAGGAGGAGAAAATCCATGGTATTTCTCTCCCGCCCTCTCTGCCTGGGACAGAGAAGTCCTTGAGTTTCTTCTGGTGACTCCCAGGCTCTTGTAGTCCTCCCGGTATCCTCCCCCTACCTAGGGGAGGTGGCAGCTTCGCAAAATTGCTAATCTCTGGATTAACTGTCTGTTCCCTGGTTGGCTTCTCAGCCTCTTCCATCATGTGTAGCCAATTTCCTGCATTAAATTTCCTCTGTTTTAAATAATCTGTGCGTTTCTGTTTCCTGGTTGGAGCCTGACTGATACAATGATGTAAGTGAGAAGGGGCTTGGAACAATACAAAGCAAAAAGGTATGTAATGCCTCTGAAAAGCAATAAGAGACTTTCAAAATAATAACCGTTTAGGTTGAGAAACACTCTTCCTGGGCTGTGTGGCTGCAGAAGCCCTCCTCAGAGCCACGGCATGGTGAAGAGTACAAGATAAACAGTTGGGATGCCAAGTCTCATTGGAAAATCCCATGAACCCTCTCCCGTGTGCACAGGACTGCTTCCCTCCACCCACACTTACCCTCAGCTGGGTGAGGACCACTCAACAGTGTCTCCAGCTGTATGAGAGCGTCTACGCTTgagtgtgctttttaaaaagtaaccatCCCACTTTACTCCTATCTGTCT
Above is a window of Eschrichtius robustus isolate mEscRob2 chromosome 6, mEscRob2.pri, whole genome shotgun sequence DNA encoding:
- the NRROS gene encoding transforming growth factor beta activator LRRC33: MELLPLWLCLGFHFLTVEWRNRSGIVMATSQGGCELLDGVADCRGQNLASVPGNLPPSSQTLLLDANPLKTLWNHSLQRYPLLESLSLHSCRLEHISRGAFQKQARLCSLALPDNSLSESYKEAAAALHGLRGLRRLDLSGNSLTEDMVALMLQNLSSLESVSLARNTIMRLDDSVFEGLGRLRELDLQRNYIFEIEGGAFDGLPELRHLNLAYNNLPCIVDFGLTQLRSLNVSYNVLEWFLASGGEATFELEALDLSHNQLLFFPLLPQCSKLHTLLLRDNNMGFYRDLYNTSSPQEMVAQFLLMDGNVTNISTVNLWEEFSSSDLSDLRFLDMSQNQFQYLPDGFLKKMPSLSHLNLNRNCLITLHIREHEPPGALTELDLSQNQLSELHLAPGLPGCLRSLRSFNLSSNRLLGVPTGLFADASNLATIDMSHNQISLCPRPGDLDPGGAPGCVDFRNVASLRSLSLEGCGLGALQDCSFQGTALTHLDLSGNWGLLNGSTAPLRDIAPTLQVLSLRNVGLSSSFKELDFSGFGNLRDLDLSGNALTSFPRFRGSLALQTLDLRRNLLTTLPQRAVSEQLVGSLRTIYLSQNPYDCCGVEGWGALQRLHTVADLAMVTCNLSSKIIRLTELPGGVPQVCKWERVDMGLLYLVLILPSCLTLLVACTVIFLTFRKPLLQVVKSRCHWSSIY